One window from the genome of Micromonospora aurantiaca ATCC 27029 encodes:
- a CDS encoding GNAT family N-acetyltransferase → MLRGRAVTLRPVTDADVPALAAIRATPEVRRWWRGGDDLAASVRADLADDSVTIYAVEHDGKLVGAIQWYAETDPDYRHASLDVFLDPAVRGSGLGGDAIRTLVRHLIDEYGHHRFTIDPAAANTAAIRAYAKVGFRPVGIMRRYERGADGRWHDALLMDLLAEDLAG, encoded by the coding sequence GTGCTGCGCGGGCGGGCGGTGACGCTGCGGCCGGTGACCGACGCCGACGTGCCCGCCCTGGCCGCGATCCGGGCCACCCCCGAGGTGCGCCGCTGGTGGCGCGGCGGTGACGACCTGGCCGCGTCGGTCCGGGCGGACCTGGCCGACGACTCGGTGACGATCTACGCCGTCGAGCACGACGGCAAGCTGGTCGGCGCGATCCAGTGGTACGCCGAGACCGACCCGGACTACCGCCACGCCAGCCTGGACGTCTTCCTCGACCCGGCGGTACGCGGCTCGGGGCTGGGCGGCGACGCGATCCGCACGCTGGTCCGGCACCTGATCGACGAGTACGGCCACCACCGGTTCACCATCGACCCGGCGGCGGCGAACACGGCGGCGATCCGGGCGTACGCGAAGGTGGGGTTCCGTCCGGTGGGCATCATGCGCCGCTACGAGCGCGGCGCGGACGGGCGCTGGCACGACGCGCTGCTGATGGACCTGCTCGCCGAGGACCTGGCCGGCTGA
- the bioB gene encoding biotin synthase BioB, which produces MPEILDQARERVLGNGVGLDEAGVLAVLNLPDEHLPAALQLAHEVRMRWCGPEVEVEGIVSLKTGGCPEDCHFCSQSGLFTSPVRSVWLDIPALVEAAKQTAATGATEFCIVAAVRGPDARLMKQMREGVAAIRAAVDIQVAASLGMLTKEQVDELVEMGVHRYNHNLETCRSYFPNVVTTHSWEERWETLRMVRESGMEVCCGGILGLGETVEQRAEFAAQLAELDPHEVPLNFLNPRPGTPLGDRPVVEGKDALRAIAAFRLAMPRTILRYAGGRELTLGDLGTRDGLLGGINAVIVGNYLTTLGRPATADLKLLEDLKMPVKALSATL; this is translated from the coding sequence ATGCCAGAGATCCTCGACCAGGCCCGGGAGCGGGTGCTGGGCAACGGCGTCGGCCTCGACGAGGCCGGTGTCCTCGCGGTGCTGAACCTTCCCGACGAGCACCTGCCCGCCGCGCTCCAGCTCGCCCACGAGGTCCGGATGCGCTGGTGCGGTCCGGAGGTCGAGGTCGAGGGCATCGTCTCGCTGAAGACCGGCGGCTGCCCGGAGGACTGCCACTTCTGCTCGCAGTCCGGTCTGTTCACCTCGCCGGTGCGCTCGGTCTGGCTGGACATCCCGGCGCTGGTCGAGGCCGCGAAGCAGACCGCCGCGACCGGGGCGACCGAGTTCTGCATCGTGGCCGCCGTGCGCGGCCCGGACGCCCGGCTGATGAAGCAGATGCGCGAGGGCGTCGCCGCCATCCGCGCCGCTGTCGACATCCAGGTCGCCGCCTCGCTCGGCATGCTCACCAAGGAGCAGGTCGACGAGCTGGTCGAGATGGGCGTGCACCGCTACAACCACAACCTGGAGACCTGCCGCTCCTACTTCCCGAACGTGGTCACCACGCACTCGTGGGAGGAGCGCTGGGAGACGCTGCGGATGGTCCGCGAGTCCGGCATGGAGGTCTGCTGCGGCGGCATCCTCGGCCTCGGCGAGACGGTCGAGCAGCGGGCCGAGTTCGCCGCGCAGCTCGCCGAGCTGGACCCGCACGAGGTGCCGCTGAACTTCCTCAACCCGCGCCCCGGCACGCCGCTGGGTGACCGCCCGGTGGTGGAGGGCAAGGACGCGCTGCGCGCCATCGCCGCGTTCCGGCTGGCCATGCCGCGCACCATCCTGCGGTACGCGGGCGGCCGCGAGCTGACCCTCGGTGACCTCGGCACCCGCGACGGTCTGCTGGGCGGCATCAACGCGGTGATCGTCGGCAACTACCTGACCACGCTGGGGCGGCCCGCCACGGCCGACCTGAAGCTGCTGGAAGACCTGAAGATGCCGGTGAAGGCGCTCTCGGCGACCCTGTGA